Part of the Desulfohalovibrio reitneri genome is shown below.
GCCCACTTCCATCTTTTTGACGGCCGCGCTGGAATGGTCGTATGTTTCCGGTGCCCGGTTTCCGGTGGTTTCTGGTGGATAAACGTTCAGGCGGGGGATTCCCGGTATGGTTCGATTCGTGATTTTCGCCGAGCCCCGTTCGGGGACCACTTTTCTCAACGCCTCGCTGAACGCCCACCCGGACATCCGCGCGTTCGGCGAAATAATGCCGGACCACACCGAACCGCACCATTTCCACCACTATTGGCTGAAACAGATCGAGCGGGATCCTTCGGTCATTTCCCTGGAACACCTGCCCCAGGTGTTCCGAAGGTACCTGCGCTACCTGGCTTCCCGCAGGCGGAGGAAGGCGGTGGGCGTGGACGTGAAGTACTATCAGCTGGAATGGAAGAACGATTTCCTGCCCGTTTACAAGGCGGAAAACTTCCGGGTGGTGCACGTGGTGCGTCGGAACCTTCTGCGCCGCCACGTGTCCTGGTTGCTGCACCAGCCTGAAATCCGCAAGGCGCTCAAGCGGCCCATGCACGCCACGGAGACCATCAACCGCGTGCTGCTGCCGCTGCCAAACCCCAACGAACTGCCGCAACTCCTCAACGAGGCCCGCGCCCGCATCGACCACTACCAGCGCATCTTCGAGGACAACTTCCCCTGTCTGACGGTGGACTACGAGGCCATGATCGATCCGGAGACCAACTACCTGACGGCCGAATGCCAACAGCGGTTGTTCGGTTTTCTGGAGGTTCCCCCGCTGCGGGAGGTCCCGGTCAACCCCATGCGCAAGATCAACCCCGCCCAGCTGCGGTACAGCCTGAGCAACTACGACGAGGTGGTCGCCGCCCTCAAGGACACGCCGTTTCGGGACCTGCTGGACGACCCCGGGCGCGACGTGGCCGAACTGCCCTTCCACCAGCACATGGGCAGAGGGCACAGGGCGGCGGAAAGCGACCTGCCCGCCGCCTTGCGCCACTACCTCCAGGCCGCTGAGCTCGCGCCTCGGGACCCGGAGCCGATCTTCCACACCGCCCTGGTCTACGCCGCCACCAACCGCCGGGACAAGGCCATGGACCTCCTCGAGAGGGTGCTGGACCTCTGCGGCGACGACCAGATGCGCGCCTTCTACGCCAAGGCGCGGGAGACCCTGGCCGGCGGCGCGGCCTAGCCGGTCCCGCGCCTGGGCGGCGTCAGGCCAGCTTGCCGCCGCCGTCGATGACCAGCGTCTCCCCGGTTATCTGGGGATTGGACAGCAGCATCAGGATGGCCTGGGCCACGTCCTCCGGCTTACCGGGCCTGCCCGTGAGCAACTCCCCGGTCACGGTGCGCATGAGATGGCTGTACTGCTCCCGGTTCATGTTCTTCTCGTATAACTCCGTGTCGGTGACGCCGGGGGAGACGCAGTTGACCCGCGTGGGGGCGTACTCAACGGCCAGGCTGCGGGCCAGCCCTTCCAGGGCCGCGTTGACCGAGGCCATCTGGGCCACACCGGACTGGGGCCGCTGGCTCCAGATGCCGGAACAGAGAACGATGGCCCCGCCCTGGCGCACGCAGGCCCACTTGGCCACGTGGTAGGCGCCCCAAAACTTCACCTCGAAGTTGGCCCTGGCCTCGTCCGTGGGCAGGTCGCGCACCGGGCCCACCTTGAAGGCTCCGGCCGTGCAGACCAGCCCGTCCAGCTCTCCCGCACCGTCGAGCGCGGCCTTCACCGCCTCCTCGTCCGTCACGTCCACCGGCAGCGCACTCGCCTCGCCCGGCAGTTCGCCCGCCAGCGCCTCCAGCTTGTCCCTGGACCGGGCGCAAAGCAGAACCTCGGCCCCGACTTCCGACACCGCCCGAGCCACTGCCTTGCCGATACCGGAACTCGCGCCTACAACCAAAATCCGCTTGCCGTTCAATGTCATGCAAGTGCTCCTTTCCAATAAGGTTTTTCCACCACATTCCAGTATACAGAAATACGCCGCCATGCATAGCCGGGCGTCGGGTTGAATCCACGAGGGCGACCGCGACGGAAGCGGGGGCGCGCCGAATTGGGCGCGGCTGGATTTTTCCCGCCAAATCAAGGCGAAACTGGCGTCGGGAGGCGCGCGGTGCTAGATTGCGCGCATGACGGACCCGGATTTCGAATCCCTCTCGCGCGAGGAACTGCTCCGCAGGGCGCGAATCCTGGCCTCCATGCTGGCGGAATGCCAGGACCAGCACCGGGCCCTGGCCGACTCGTCAGTGGACGCCATGATCACCACGGACGCCAACGGCCTGGTTCTCTCCTGGAATCCGGCGGCGGAACGGCTTTTCGGCTGGCAAGAAAACGAGGCGGTTGGCCGGGACGTGGAAATGATCATCCCGCAGCGGCTTCGCCAAGCCCATCACGAAGGCATGCGCCGCTTCATGAAGACCGGGCGTAAACGACTCATCGGCAACCGCACCGAGCTGGACGCCCTGAACCGCGAGGGCCGCGAGTTTCCCATCGAACTTTCCCTCTCCACCTGGACCTCGCGGGGAGAACGGTTCTTCGGGGCCATCATCCGCGACGTGACCATCCGCAAACGCCACGAGCGGCTGCGCGAGGACGTGCAGCGCATCGCCCGCCACGACCTCAAGTCACCCCTGGCCGGAGTCGGCGGATTGGCGCGGCTCCTCTCCCGCTCGGAGAACCTCTCGGACAAGGAACGGGAGTGGGCCCGGGAGATCACCAGGCTATCCGAGCGCATGCTCGGCTCCATCCAGCGCTCCATGGACTTCCTGCGCATGGAGGAAGGCACCTACGAGCTGAAGCCCGAGAACCTGGACCTGGCGGACATGCTGGACGGACTGCACCGGGAATTCCAGTCAACGGCCCAGGACTTCCAGGTCAACCTCGTCTACCGCGTCAATGACGAGGAGATTCCCCCTGACAATCTGCGGCAGACCGGTTTCCCCCACCGGGGCGAGGCCGACCTGCTGCACCGCATGCTGGAAAACCTGCTCAAGAACGCCATCGAGGCCACCCCGGCCGGCGAAACCGTGACACTGGACCTGCGCCGCGAAACCGGCAAAACAGTCATCACCATCCACAACCCCGGAACCATCCCCCGTGAAATCCGCGACCGCCTTTTCGAACCCTACGTCTCCCACGGCAAGAAAACCGGCACCGGCCTGGGAACAACATCCGCCCGCCTCATAGCCCGCATCCACGGCGGCGACATCACCTTCACCTCCACCGAGGACCAAGGCACCACCCTGCGCGTGGAACTCCCAGGATAGATTGGCCGGGAATGGGATAGATTGGCTGGGGTGGTGGTTCAAGGCATTGGGGGAGGAAGGAAACCACTTTTGAAAAAGTGGTTTCCTTCCTCCCCCAAACTCCCTCCATCTTTCCACAAAACTCTTTACCGCTCGCTTCGCTCGGGGGCGTGGTACGGGTGTAGCGTTGCCGGGGAGCACAGCCCAACTCCGCGTCGAACGCATCTGAAGCCAGACGGCCGGATTTTGATTTTACGGGGTAGACGCGCTCCGCAATCACTCATGCGCCGGGGTGCTCCCGCGTGTCTCCCCACCCCACGCCATCCCGCGAATACACATGCAAAGGTAGTTTGCCGCAGGGTCCAGGGGGCGCGCAGCCCCTTGGTCGCCCGCAGGGCGAAATCTTCCCTTCTTCCCTCGTCCTCTCTTCCCCAATTCATTGACTGTCTTGCCTTGAAGGCCGATAACCGGGCGCATGACGAAGATGGTTTGGCTTGGGACGCCGGGGTTTGCCGGGCGCATGCGGGATATGGGGTACGAGGTGACGCACGTGCCGCTGGAGCGGCCGGAGGTGCTGGACTGGTCCGGGTTGTGCCAGCGGGCCGGGTGCGAGCCGGAGGTGGTGGTCTATTCGGACCGTAGTTTTCCACCGCCGCTGGCGGGGCTGGAGTCGTTTCCGGCGCTGACCTGTTTTTACTGCGTGGATTCGCACATCCACGGCTGGTACCCGGCCTATGCCAGGGCGTTCGACTGCTGCGCGCTTTCCCTGCGGGACCATTTGCCGAGGTTCGCGGCTGAACTGTCCGTGGACCGGGTGGCCTGGCTGCCGCCGTATCCCAAAGAGTGGCACAAGCCGGACTGGGAGGCTGAAAAGGAGTGGGACGTGCTTTTCGCCGGCCACGTGGATCCGTCCACCACGCCCAGGCGGCACGTATTCCTGGCGGAGATGTCGCGCCTTTTGGGCGGCGGGTTGCACATCACCACGGGCGCGTACGCGGAGTTGTTTCCCAAGGCGCGGGTGGTGCTGAACGTGGCCGAGCGGGGCGACCTCAATTTCCGGGTGTTCGAGGCCCTGGCCTGCGGGGCGTGCTTGCTGACGCCGGAGGTGGGGCATGGCCAATCCGACCTGTTCCATCCGGGCGTGCATTTGCAGACCTATGCCAACCTGGACCCAGCGGACGCGGCGGCCAAGGCGTCCGCCCTGCTGGCCGATCCGGCGGGCCGGAAGGCCATGGCCAGGGCGGGCAACGCCGAGGTGGAGGCCAACCACCGCCAGTCCAGGCGGGCGGAGACCCTGGACGGGCTGCTGCGGAGCGAGGCGGCGCGGGAGGCCCGGCGGACGCGGCCTGACCGGGCGGAGGAACTGGCCCGGGGGCTGAGGGTGCTCTGCCTTCACTGGGCGGAGAGCTTGGAGGACGGGGATTTGCGCCGGGCCTACCTCAGGGCGGCGGGGGTGTCGGAAGACTGACGCGGCCGGGTCGCCGGATGGGGGATAGCAGGGCGTGCACGGGGAAAAAGTCCGTCGGCCGGACATCGCCACATATTGTCACGCCGTTTGCATGGCCTTTCGGCGCGCACGGTGAACGGTTCCTTCAGGGAAAAGCGGCTGCGTCTGGCGAGGCCAGAGGCTACACAGTGCCCAGCGAAGGGCGCGGCGTGGGCTGGCTGGGCCCGGCATAGGTGGCCTTGGCGTAGGCTGCCAGTCCCTGCCGCATGGTGGTCAGGGAAGAGAGGTCTCCGGCCTGGTCCGGCGGCGGCTGGGCCGAACGGGCACGGAGGACGGCTTCCTCCATGGCCTGCCCGAAAGAGCGCGCCTGGCGGCGGTGCTCCTGCTGTTCGGCCTGGCGGTCCATGGCCTCGTGGTCCAGGCGCATGTCCTCGGAGCGGTAGCGCACGCCCAGTTTGCCGAGGTTGAAGCCCACCTGGGTAGTGGTCACTCTGGCCTGGGCCTGGTCGCGCTGCTGCCGCGCGTTCTGCCCAAGCTCCTGGGCTCGAAAGCGGCTGACCGCGTCGTCGTAGGGCGTGTAGCCGTGGGAATCGATGCGCACGGGAATCACTCCATCCGGCCTGCGGCGGTTCCGTCGCCGTCGGCCGATCCCGCCTTCCCGGAGGCGAACGGCGGGGGTTCCGCGCGTCTACCATCCATGGTAGACGGCTCGGTGCCCGCTTTCGCCGGACACCTCGGACATTTCAACCATAGAACGTGCAGACCCGTTTGGCAAGAGCATGACAGCGCCTTGCCAGGGGACCGTCCTTTGAGTAGTCATGCGCGCGGGGAAGTGGATGGTGCGATGCACAGACCAAAAGGACATATATGCCGACGAAAATTCTCGAAAAGCAACAGCTCATTCCCGGCTCCGTCTCCAGGATTGATCTCGATGCCCCGGCCATAGCCGAAACGGCCAAGCCGGGAACGTTCGTCATAATCCGCGTCAACGAGACCGGGGAACGCGTTCCCCTGACCATCGCGGACACCGATCCGGCGCGAGGAACCATAACGCTGGTCTTTCTGGTGGTGGGCAAGACCTCGGCCCTGCTGGATTCCCTGGAGGCCGGGGACGAGATTCTGGACGTCTGCGGCCCCCTGGGCCGGCCCACGGACATCGAGCCGCGCGGCACGGTGGTCTGCGTGGGCGGCGGCACGGGCATCGCGGCCATGCACCACATCGCCAAGGGCCACCACGCCGCGGGCAACCATGTGGTGTCCATCATCGGCTCCCGCTCCAAGGACCTGCTGCTCTTTTGCGACGAGTTGGAGAGCTTCTGCCCGGAGGTGGTCGTCACCACGGATGACGGCTCCATGGGGCGCAAGGGCATGGTCACGGAAGCCCTGCGCGAGCGGCTGGAGAACGACCCGGACGTGGGCGAGGTGGTGGCCGTGGGCCCGGTGCCCATGATGGCCGCTGTGGCCGAACTGACCCGGGAGTTCGACGTGCCCACCACGGTCTCGCTGAACGCCATCATGGTGGACGGAGTGGGCATGTGCGGCGCCTGCCGCGTGACGGTGGGCGGCGAAACCCGCTTCGCCTGCGTGGACGGGCCGGAGTTCGACGGCCACCAGGTTGACTTCGCCGAGCT
Proteins encoded:
- a CDS encoding two-component system sensor histidine kinase NtrB, whose amino-acid sequence is MTDPDFESLSREELLRRARILASMLAECQDQHRALADSSVDAMITTDANGLVLSWNPAAERLFGWQENEAVGRDVEMIIPQRLRQAHHEGMRRFMKTGRKRLIGNRTELDALNREGREFPIELSLSTWTSRGERFFGAIIRDVTIRKRHERLREDVQRIARHDLKSPLAGVGGLARLLSRSENLSDKEREWAREITRLSERMLGSIQRSMDFLRMEEGTYELKPENLDLADMLDGLHREFQSTAQDFQVNLVYRVNDEEIPPDNLRQTGFPHRGEADLLHRMLENLLKNAIEATPAGETVTLDLRRETGKTVITIHNPGTIPREIRDRLFEPYVSHGKKTGTGLGTTSARLIARIHGGDITFTSTEDQGTTLRVELPG
- a CDS encoding sulfotransferase domain-containing protein, yielding MVRFVIFAEPRSGTTFLNASLNAHPDIRAFGEIMPDHTEPHHFHHYWLKQIERDPSVISLEHLPQVFRRYLRYLASRRRRKAVGVDVKYYQLEWKNDFLPVYKAENFRVVHVVRRNLLRRHVSWLLHQPEIRKALKRPMHATETINRVLLPLPNPNELPQLLNEARARIDHYQRIFEDNFPCLTVDYEAMIDPETNYLTAECQQRLFGFLEVPPLREVPVNPMRKINPAQLRYSLSNYDEVVAALKDTPFRDLLDDPGRDVAELPFHQHMGRGHRAAESDLPAALRHYLQAAELAPRDPEPIFHTALVYAATNRRDKAMDLLERVLDLCGDDQMRAFYAKARETLAGGAA
- a CDS encoding glycosyltransferase, which codes for MTKMVWLGTPGFAGRMRDMGYEVTHVPLERPEVLDWSGLCQRAGCEPEVVVYSDRSFPPPLAGLESFPALTCFYCVDSHIHGWYPAYARAFDCCALSLRDHLPRFAAELSVDRVAWLPPYPKEWHKPDWEAEKEWDVLFAGHVDPSTTPRRHVFLAEMSRLLGGGLHITTGAYAELFPKARVVLNVAERGDLNFRVFEALACGACLLTPEVGHGQSDLFHPGVHLQTYANLDPADAAAKASALLADPAGRKAMARAGNAEVEANHRQSRRAETLDGLLRSEAAREARRTRPDRAEELARGLRVLCLHWAESLEDGDLRRAYLRAAGVSED
- a CDS encoding sulfide/dihydroorotate dehydrogenase-like FAD/NAD-binding protein; amino-acid sequence: MPTKILEKQQLIPGSVSRIDLDAPAIAETAKPGTFVIIRVNETGERVPLTIADTDPARGTITLVFLVVGKTSALLDSLEAGDEILDVCGPLGRPTDIEPRGTVVCVGGGTGIAAMHHIAKGHHAAGNHVVSIIGSRSKDLLLFCDELESFCPEVVVTTDDGSMGRKGMVTEALRERLENDPDVGEVVAVGPVPMMAAVAELTREFDVPTTVSLNAIMVDGVGMCGACRVTVGGETRFACVDGPEFDGHQVDFAELRARLAAFRGDEILSMEDFRRLRDG
- a CDS encoding SDR family oxidoreductase; this translates as MTLNGKRILVVGASSGIGKAVARAVSEVGAEVLLCARSRDKLEALAGELPGEASALPVDVTDEEAVKAALDGAGELDGLVCTAGAFKVGPVRDLPTDEARANFEVKFWGAYHVAKWACVRQGGAIVLCSGIWSQRPQSGVAQMASVNAALEGLARSLAVEYAPTRVNCVSPGVTDTELYEKNMNREQYSHLMRTVTGELLTGRPGKPEDVAQAILMLLSNPQITGETLVIDGGGKLA